The genomic region GTGGTGGTGATCTGCGACGAACGGAAATACGATACCGTCTTCGACGCCCTCGACCCGCTGGGTATCAAGGTCTACGCCGGAGCCAAAGCCGTTGCCTCCGTGGTGCAGATGGACAGCATCGACATGGTCCTGACGGCGATGGTCGGCTATGCCGGACTGCTCCCGACGATCAGAGCCATCGAAGCCCGCAAGCCCATTGCGCTGGCCAACAAGGAAACGCTGGTCGTGGCCGGTGAACTCATTACCCGGCTGGCGGCAGAAAAAGGCGTCCCTATCTACCCGGTGGATTCGGAGCATTCGGCCATTTTTCAGTGCCTGGCGGGTGAATTTCACAATCCCATCGAAAAAATCATCCTGACGGCTTCGGGCGGGCCGTTCCGGGGAAAAACGCGGGAGGCTCTTTCGACCGTGACCAAAGCCCAGGCGCTGAAACATCCCAACTGGAGCATGGGAGCCAAAATCACCATCGACTCGGCCACGCTGATGAACAAGGGGCTGGAAGTGATCGAAGCGAAATGGCTTTTCGGTTTGACGCCCGCGCAGATTGAGGTCGTGGTGCACCCGCAAAGCATCATTCACTCGATGGTGCAGTTTGAGGACGGAAGCATCAAGGCACAGATGGGGCTGCCGGACATGAAACTGCCCATTCAGTACGCGCTCGGCTATCCGAACCGCATAAAATCGGACTTTCCACGTTTTGATTTTACGAAATACCCGTCACTGACGTTTGAACAGCCGGACCTGAAAACCTTCCGGAATCTACAACTGGCTTTCGACGCTCTGGACCGCGGCGGCAACGTGCCCTGTATCGTCAATGCTGCCAATGAAGTGGCCGTAGAAGCCTTCCTTCACGATGAAATTGGATTTCTTGAGATTTCGGATGTAATTGAGCAGTGTACGCAGCAAATCGCCTACATCGGCAGTCCGGATTACGACGATTATGTGCAGACCGACGAAGAAACCCGCCGGGTGGCCCGGGGGCGAATTAAAAGCGTGGTATAATTGTTTTCTGGTAAATCTCTCGCAGAAAGGCGCACAGTTTAAGCCGCAGAAGTACGCAGATTCATCGTATTAATTAGCTAAGTCAACGAAAATCACAGTTCAGACAATAAATGGAAGTATTAATTATGGCCGGACAGCTCATTCTCGGGCTGTCAATTCTGGTAGGATTGCATGAACTGGGTCACCTCCTGGCTGCCCGGATGTTCGGCATGCGGGTTGAGCAGTATTTTATCGGTTTTCCGCCGAAAGTGTTCAGCATTACGCGGGGCGAAACCGAGTACGGACTGGGTGCCATTCCGCTGGGTGGATACGTCAAAATTTCGGGCATGATCGACGAGTCGCTCGACACGGCCCAGATGAAAGCGGAACCGCAGCCCTGGGAGTTTCGGGCCAAACCGGCCTGGCAGCGTCTGATCGTGATGCTGGGCGGCATTATTGTCAACGTCATCACCGGCATTGTCATTTTTGTGGCCCTGACGTACATAAACGGGGACACCTACCTGGCCGCCAAAGACGCCCGGTACGGCATCGTCGCCCACGAACTGGCCCAGCAGATTGGTCTCAAAACCGGCGACCGGATTGTCGCCATCAACGGCAAGCCCCACAGAGATTTCAACGATGTGTTTAGCTCCGAAGTACTGCTGGGAACAAACAGCACCTACACCGTCGAGCGGACGGGAGCCGGTGGCGCGGTGGAGCGCCTGACCATCGACTTGCCCAATGACTTAGTGGATAAGTTTTCGGATAAGAAATCGGCTCCCCGGTTCATCGAGCCGATCATGCCCTTCGAAATCGGCGTGGTCAGCAAGGATATGCCCGCGGCGAAAGCGGGTTTGAAGCCCGGCGACCGAATCGTCTCGATCAACGGCCGGCCGACGCAGTATTTCCACGAGGTTCAGCAGGCGGTCAGCGTCAACAAAGGCCGTACCATCGCGCTGGGCGTGCAGCGGGGCACCCAGAACCTGAACCTGAATATGACGGTCACGCCCGAAGGCACGATCGGTTTCTACCCGAAATCGCTGCTGCCGGTAACAAAGGTTCAGTACACGCTGGGCGAATCCATTACCCGTGGGACGGAACGCGCTTTTGGCGTCGTGTATGACAACATCAAAGGCTTCGGGAAAATCTTCCGGGGTGAGGTTTCGGCCTCCAAGGCCCTGAGTGGCCCCATCGGCATCGCCCAGAATCTGTTTGGTGGCGTATGGAAGTGGGATCGCTTCTGGTTTGTCACCGGGCTGCTTTCGATGGCCCTTGCGTTCATGAACGCCCTGCCCATTCCGGCGCTGGACGGCGGTCACTCAGTGCTGCTGCTCTACGAAATGGTGTCGGGCCGTAAGCCGTCCGATCGATTCCTGGAGGCGGCTCAGAAGGTGGGCATGGTCATTCTGCTGGGCCTGATGGCGTTTGCCATTTTCAACGACGTGTTCAAAGCCGTATTTTAATCCACAATTCCGGAGAGCATGGGAGTAGGGTTCTGGCCATCAGAGCGTCTCCTGTGCTCTCTGTCTTTAGTCTCATATCCCCTGTGATAAGGTCCGTTTTATTCCTGTTTATCCTTCTTTCCTCTTTTCGGTCGGCTCACGATTTCCACGCGAGCGTGACGCAGATGCAGTACAACCCGGCGGAAAAGACATTCGAAGTAAGCATCCGGATGTTCACCGACGATCTGGAAAAAGCATTGAGCCAGGAAAACAACCTGAAGGTACACCTCTCACCGAAAGATAACTACGCCCCGCTGGTGGAACGGTATGTCCGCAAGCATTTTGCGCTGACCAATGCCCGCAGGCAGGCCAAAGCGTTTCAGTTTGTCGGGAAGGAGCAGGAAGGTGACGCGACCTGGGTTTACCTCGAAATCCCGTTTGCCGAAGGGCCTCAGGGCAGTTCGCTGCGGCAGGACGTGCTGATGGAACTGTTTGACGATCAGGTCAATCTGGTTAATGTAAGCTACCAGTCGCAGAAGAAAACGCTCGTCTTCAAGTCCGCTCAGTCCGTACACGAAATAAACTGGTAGTTTTCAGGCACATTTTCCCCTTGTCGGTTGTTTTGACTACCTTAGAGCTTACGCTACATCTTGGCATAAGCCTTGCAGGTGTATAATGATGCACTATCCTCACACCATTTAACCGCCGTAGTCAACTCATAAACTGTCAGATTGGCAGATTATACTATGAATTTTAGAAGATCTCAAGATACACAATTATGGTTGGCACAGTCGGACTTCGATGATAACCTCGAAATGATTCCGCTGGGTTCGGCCGAAGACGCTGACGATGACTACGTTGTTCCTAACGAACTGCCCATTTTGCCGGTAAGAAACACAGTACTGTTTCCGGGGATGGTCATTCCGGTTACTGTCGGACGCCAGA from Tellurirhabdus rosea harbors:
- a CDS encoding DUF6702 family protein — protein: MIRSVLFLFILLSSFRSAHDFHASVTQMQYNPAEKTFEVSIRMFTDDLEKALSQENNLKVHLSPKDNYAPLVERYVRKHFALTNARRQAKAFQFVGKEQEGDATWVYLEIPFAEGPQGSSLRQDVLMELFDDQVNLVNVSYQSQKKTLVFKSAQSVHEINW
- a CDS encoding 1-deoxy-D-xylulose-5-phosphate reductoisomerase, giving the protein MTNSPRHIAILGSTGSIGTQAIDVIKAHPDAFAVEVLTANSNADLLIQQAVETRPNVVVICDERKYDTVFDALDPLGIKVYAGAKAVASVVQMDSIDMVLTAMVGYAGLLPTIRAIEARKPIALANKETLVVAGELITRLAAEKGVPIYPVDSEHSAIFQCLAGEFHNPIEKIILTASGGPFRGKTREALSTVTKAQALKHPNWSMGAKITIDSATLMNKGLEVIEAKWLFGLTPAQIEVVVHPQSIIHSMVQFEDGSIKAQMGLPDMKLPIQYALGYPNRIKSDFPRFDFTKYPSLTFEQPDLKTFRNLQLAFDALDRGGNVPCIVNAANEVAVEAFLHDEIGFLEISDVIEQCTQQIAYIGSPDYDDYVQTDEETRRVARGRIKSVV
- the rseP gene encoding RIP metalloprotease RseP, which produces MEVLIMAGQLILGLSILVGLHELGHLLAARMFGMRVEQYFIGFPPKVFSITRGETEYGLGAIPLGGYVKISGMIDESLDTAQMKAEPQPWEFRAKPAWQRLIVMLGGIIVNVITGIVIFVALTYINGDTYLAAKDARYGIVAHELAQQIGLKTGDRIVAINGKPHRDFNDVFSSEVLLGTNSTYTVERTGAGGAVERLTIDLPNDLVDKFSDKKSAPRFIEPIMPFEIGVVSKDMPAAKAGLKPGDRIVSINGRPTQYFHEVQQAVSVNKGRTIALGVQRGTQNLNLNMTVTPEGTIGFYPKSLLPVTKVQYTLGESITRGTERAFGVVYDNIKGFGKIFRGEVSASKALSGPIGIAQNLFGGVWKWDRFWFVTGLLSMALAFMNALPIPALDGGHSVLLLYEMVSGRKPSDRFLEAAQKVGMVILLGLMAFAIFNDVFKAVF